One segment of Amycolatopsis alba DSM 44262 DNA contains the following:
- a CDS encoding Lrp/AsnC family transcriptional regulator: protein MNLDALDWQLLELLQSDGRLTFSELGRRVSLSAPAVTERIRRLEEKGIITGYSASVDLKKLGLPIEAMVRAKVRSLDTARFREAILVLPQVLDADHVTGDECWLVRVACRNTAELEELVERMQRYGETTTSLVFSSPVRRRTVGRRSD from the coding sequence GTGAACCTCGATGCTCTCGACTGGCAGCTGCTCGAACTGCTCCAGTCTGACGGCCGACTGACTTTCTCGGAGCTCGGCCGACGAGTATCGCTGTCGGCACCCGCGGTGACCGAGCGGATCCGGCGCCTTGAGGAGAAGGGGATCATCACCGGCTACTCGGCCAGCGTCGACTTGAAGAAGCTCGGGCTCCCGATCGAAGCGATGGTCCGGGCGAAGGTGCGCAGTCTCGACACCGCTCGCTTTCGTGAAGCCATCCTCGTACTGCCCCAGGTGCTCGACGCTGATCACGTCACGGGAGACGAGTGCTGGCTAGTGCGGGTTGCCTGCCGGAACACCGCGGAGTTGGAGGAGCTCGTAGAGCGGATGCAGCGTTATGGGGAGACGACGACCTCGCTGGTCTTCTCCTCGCCGGTCCGCCGACGCACAGTCGGCCGGCGGAGCGACTGA
- a CDS encoding rhodanese-like domain-containing protein produces MTTESRVLTFPALDSATAAAVLRAELALDVDPDDLVQDLTSGAWQDYVIVETRAPEAFASARIPGAINLPYRDMTPESVSRLDRDLVYVCYCESIHCNAATKGALKLAEFGFKVKRLSGGITAWQAAGYPVDRDALTSTSAPTPSCAC; encoded by the coding sequence ATGACGACCGAATCCCGCGTACTGACGTTTCCGGCCTTGGACAGCGCGACCGCGGCCGCGGTCCTGCGTGCCGAACTCGCTCTCGACGTGGATCCCGATGACCTTGTCCAAGACCTCACCTCCGGAGCCTGGCAGGACTACGTGATCGTCGAGACCCGCGCTCCCGAAGCCTTCGCGTCGGCTCGCATCCCCGGTGCGATCAATCTCCCGTACCGAGACATGACGCCCGAGTCGGTCAGTCGGCTCGACCGTGACCTCGTCTATGTCTGCTATTGCGAGAGCATCCACTGCAATGCCGCGACGAAGGGAGCCCTGAAGCTCGCGGAGTTCGGTTTCAAGGTCAAACGCCTGTCAGGAGGCATCACCGCCTGGCAGGCGGCAGGCTATCCCGTTGACCGGGACGCCCTCACGTCCACTTCCGCGCCCACCCCAAGCTGCGCCTGCTGA
- a CDS encoding type 1 glutamine amidotransferase translates to MTAPKLLVIQPDESDPIGPLGDWLTEAGAELDIRLPPGQSLPVDLDGYAGVVCLGGEMGANDDSAHPWLSDVRKLLAKAAGARIPTLAICLGGQLLAVALGGTVVAGDQGPEVGPGLVSKKDAAWTDPLFADLPLMQDVLQFHNDAITRLPAGAELLASSPRYAYQAFRFDRCAYGVQFHIETTPDLVLDWARQSPEMAELTRPDVLTLENLVRVHADITETWRPFAHRFVRLVSGDLAPAAERQRTLPMA, encoded by the coding sequence GTGACCGCTCCCAAACTGCTCGTCATCCAGCCAGATGAATCAGATCCGATCGGCCCTCTCGGCGACTGGCTCACCGAGGCAGGAGCTGAGCTCGACATCAGGTTGCCGCCCGGTCAGAGTCTCCCCGTCGATCTTGATGGGTACGCGGGCGTTGTATGTCTTGGCGGAGAGATGGGTGCCAACGACGACTCCGCTCATCCGTGGCTCTCGGACGTCCGGAAGCTTCTTGCGAAGGCTGCGGGCGCGCGCATCCCGACGCTCGCGATCTGCCTCGGCGGTCAACTCCTGGCGGTGGCGTTGGGCGGCACTGTCGTCGCCGGCGATCAAGGTCCCGAGGTCGGCCCAGGGCTTGTGTCCAAGAAGGACGCCGCCTGGACCGATCCGCTGTTCGCGGACCTGCCCCTCATGCAGGACGTCCTGCAGTTCCACAACGACGCGATCACCCGGCTGCCCGCCGGCGCCGAGCTTCTTGCTTCCTCCCCGCGGTATGCCTACCAAGCCTTTCGATTCGACCGTTGTGCCTACGGTGTCCAGTTCCATATCGAGACGACACCGGATCTGGTCCTGGACTGGGCAAGGCAGTCGCCGGAAATGGCGGAACTCACCCGGCCGGACGTACTGACCCTGGAAAACCTCGTTCGGGTGCATGCCGATATCACCGAAACCTGGCGGCCGTTCGCGCACCGCTTCGTCCGACTGGTGTCCGGTGACCTCGCTCCGGCTGCGGAACGTCAACGTACATTGCCGATGGCTTAA